One genomic region from Haloprofundus salinisoli encodes:
- a CDS encoding 1,4-dihydroxy-2-naphthoate polyprenyltransferase: MAARPQTLPAAAAPVVVGVGLAFHDSVFAFWPAVAALVGAALIQIGTNFANDYYDAMQGADTEAREGFTRVTAGGLIEPEEVKRAMYLTFAVAVLLGTYLVYVGGAPILVVGLLSVASGIAYTGGPYPLGYHGLGDLFVFVFFGLVAVAGTYYVQAVSILADPLTVGVPAGTVPLEVIVASLPIAAISTNILVVNNVRDREEDATTGKRTLAVRYGYGFARAEYVAMLVLAYAVPVYFWLAANYAPTVLLPLLTLPLAAKVARTVVTETKGEKLNPALERTGKLLAAYAISFAVGVAVGPVV; the protein is encoded by the coding sequence ATCGCGGCGCGGCCGCAGACGCTGCCGGCGGCCGCCGCCCCGGTCGTCGTCGGCGTCGGCCTCGCGTTTCACGACTCGGTCTTCGCGTTCTGGCCCGCCGTCGCCGCGCTCGTCGGCGCGGCGCTCATCCAGATCGGGACGAACTTCGCCAACGACTACTACGACGCGATGCAGGGCGCAGACACCGAAGCGCGCGAGGGGTTCACCCGAGTGACCGCGGGCGGTCTCATCGAACCCGAGGAGGTCAAGCGCGCGATGTACCTCACCTTCGCCGTCGCCGTTCTCCTCGGCACCTACCTCGTCTACGTCGGCGGCGCGCCCATCCTCGTCGTCGGCTTGCTCTCGGTCGCCAGCGGCATCGCCTACACCGGCGGGCCGTACCCGCTCGGCTACCACGGGTTGGGCGACCTGTTCGTCTTCGTCTTCTTCGGTCTCGTCGCCGTCGCGGGCACCTACTACGTCCAGGCCGTCTCGATCCTCGCGGACCCGCTGACGGTCGGAGTTCCCGCCGGGACAGTGCCCCTCGAAGTGATTGTCGCCTCGCTGCCCATCGCGGCCATCTCGACGAACATCCTCGTCGTCAACAACGTCCGCGACAGGGAGGAGGACGCCACGACGGGCAAGCGAACGCTCGCGGTCCGCTACGGCTACGGCTTCGCGCGAGCGGAGTACGTCGCCATGCTCGTCCTCGCGTACGCCGTCCCGGTGTACTTCTGGCTGGCGGCGAACTACGCGCCGACCGTCCTCCTGCCGCTTCTCACGCTGCCGCTGGCGGCGAAAGTTGCGCGAACCGTCGTCACGGAGACGAAAGGCGAGAAACTCAACCCCGCGCTCGAACGAACCGGAAAACTGCTGGCGGCATATGCGATCTCGTTCGCCGTCGGCGTGGCCGTCGGGCCCGTGGTGTGA
- a CDS encoding sulfite oxidase-like oxidoreductase — MSRNLTGLYEEFGGERLPPGQRKTERFPVLSKSGTPSWDPASWQFDVWGAVDEQLQFSYEEFKDLPSETQVQDFHCVTGWSKFDCEFTGVTFPTLAEIAGVHDDAVHVMFHALDGYTTNLSLEECMRDEVLFVYEYDGEPLPADHGGPLRVVTPHKYAYKGAKWVEGVEFLTEPERGYWEKRGYSNTANPWNEERYS, encoded by the coding sequence ATGTCCAGAAACCTCACCGGTCTCTACGAGGAATTCGGCGGGGAGCGACTCCCGCCCGGCCAGCGCAAGACCGAGCGCTTTCCGGTGCTCTCGAAGAGCGGCACGCCGTCGTGGGACCCGGCGTCGTGGCAGTTCGACGTGTGGGGGGCGGTGGACGAGCAGTTGCAGTTCTCCTACGAGGAGTTCAAAGACCTGCCCTCGGAGACTCAAGTGCAAGATTTCCACTGCGTCACCGGGTGGAGCAAGTTCGACTGCGAGTTCACGGGCGTGACGTTCCCGACGCTCGCGGAGATTGCCGGCGTGCACGACGACGCAGTCCACGTGATGTTCCACGCGCTCGACGGCTACACGACGAATCTCTCCTTAGAGGAGTGCATGCGCGACGAGGTGCTGTTCGTCTACGAGTACGACGGCGAACCGCTCCCGGCGGACCACGGCGGACCCCTCCGCGTCGTCACCCCGCACAAGTACGCTTACAAGGGCGCGAAGTGGGTCGAAGGTGTCGAGTTTCTCACCGAACCCGAACGCGGCTACTGGGAGAAGCGCGGCTACTCGAACACGGCGAACCCGTGGAACGAAGAGCGGTACAGCTAA
- a CDS encoding UPF0058 family protein translates to MHKDDLLELHEQMVIIMEYFRSQEDVDSSLFDPYDELSVEPSHVHKSKSEHKHAVFVLGNALASAMSEDEFSNAGRVGKRMEELANDAESKI, encoded by the coding sequence ATGCACAAGGACGACCTGCTCGAACTACACGAACAGATGGTGATTATCATGGAGTACTTTCGCTCCCAGGAGGACGTCGACTCGTCGTTGTTCGACCCCTACGATGAACTGAGTGTCGAACCCTCGCACGTCCACAAGTCCAAGAGCGAACACAAACACGCCGTCTTCGTCCTTGGCAACGCGCTAGCGAGCGCGATGAGCGAGGACGAGTTCTCCAACGCGGGCCGCGTCGGCAAGCGGATGGAAGAACTGGCCAACGACGCCGAATCGAAGATATAA
- the menD gene encoding 2-succinyl-5-enolpyruvyl-6-hydroxy-3-cyclohexene-1-carboxylic-acid synthase — MTAPNRNTLWARVLADELAEAGVSAVCIAPGSRSTPLTVAFARHDDIHVFSHLDERSAAYFALGRARRTGEVTPLVCTSGTAAANFHPAVIEASQARVPMLVLTADRPPELRDSGANQTIDQEKLYGDSVRWYKDLPEPEATDRKLRGLRTTAHRALAQATGTPSGPVHLNVSFRKPLEPVPVEDDVPADLPPLAARGRGGGGGDGLGNPDGGAYVRTTRGVPQLDDRELQQIAELLSVERGLIVAGPADPPGIDPEAMAILAHGTGFPVVADPLSGLRFGGHVRTTPVVGGYDGFLAPEAVADWPEPEVVLRIGASPTSKPLRKYLARTAARQLVVDPAAEWREAEFTASDLVVADPSRLAAHVARLVAGPDSSAWRDRWLSADREHWAAVDGTDDLFEGEIVEHVAELAPDPSTLFVSNSMPVRDLDRFARPSEKNVTALGNRGASGIDGIVSTALGAGSATTDPLTLVLGDLAYYHDMNGLLALGRCEVDATVVLVNNDGGGIFHMLPIEEFDPPFTSQFKTPHGLDFETTGDLYSLDFERVEGREAFREAYAESVARDGTQVIEVRTDAEESHRLREALHEQVVERVAGLD; from the coding sequence ATGACTGCGCCGAACCGAAACACGCTGTGGGCGCGCGTGCTCGCCGACGAACTCGCCGAGGCGGGCGTGTCGGCTGTCTGCATCGCTCCCGGCAGCCGCTCGACGCCGCTGACCGTCGCGTTCGCTCGCCACGACGATATCCACGTCTTCTCGCACCTCGACGAGCGCTCGGCGGCGTACTTCGCGCTCGGCCGGGCGCGACGAACCGGCGAGGTGACGCCGCTGGTCTGCACCTCCGGCACCGCCGCCGCGAACTTCCACCCCGCCGTCATCGAGGCGTCGCAGGCGCGCGTCCCGATGCTCGTGTTGACCGCCGACCGCCCGCCGGAACTCCGCGACTCGGGCGCGAACCAGACCATCGACCAGGAGAAGCTCTACGGCGACTCCGTCCGCTGGTATAAGGACCTCCCCGAACCGGAGGCGACGGACCGAAAACTCCGGGGCCTTCGCACGACGGCACACCGCGCGCTGGCGCAGGCGACCGGTACGCCGTCGGGACCCGTTCACCTCAACGTCTCGTTCCGCAAACCGTTGGAGCCTGTTCCGGTCGAAGACGACGTGCCCGCCGACCTCCCGCCGCTGGCCGCTCGGGGCCGCGGCGGGGGTGGTGGCGACGGCCTGGGGAACCCCGACGGCGGTGCATACGTTCGAACGACCCGCGGCGTGCCCCAGTTGGACGACCGGGAACTCCAGCAGATTGCCGAACTGCTCTCGGTCGAACGCGGACTGATCGTCGCCGGACCCGCCGACCCGCCGGGGATCGACCCCGAGGCGATGGCGATTCTCGCCCACGGAACTGGCTTCCCGGTGGTGGCCGACCCGCTCTCGGGGCTCAGATTCGGCGGCCACGTCCGTACGACGCCCGTCGTCGGCGGTTACGACGGCTTTCTCGCTCCCGAGGCCGTCGCCGACTGGCCCGAGCCCGAGGTCGTCCTGCGAATCGGCGCGTCGCCCACCTCGAAACCGCTCAGAAAGTACCTCGCGCGGACCGCCGCCCGTCAGCTGGTCGTCGACCCGGCCGCCGAGTGGCGGGAAGCGGAGTTTACCGCCTCGGACCTCGTCGTCGCCGACCCCTCCCGCCTCGCCGCCCACGTCGCCCGTCTCGTCGCCGGACCCGACAGCTCCGCGTGGCGCGACCGGTGGCTCTCGGCCGACCGCGAACACTGGGCGGCGGTCGACGGGACCGACGACCTGTTCGAGGGTGAGATCGTGGAGCACGTGGCGGAGCTCGCACCGGACCCGTCGACGCTGTTCGTCTCCAACAGCATGCCGGTCCGCGACCTCGATCGGTTTGCCCGCCCCTCCGAGAAGAACGTCACGGCGCTCGGCAACCGCGGCGCGTCGGGCATCGACGGCATCGTCTCGACGGCGCTCGGCGCGGGTAGCGCGACGACCGACCCCCTGACGCTCGTCCTCGGCGACCTCGCGTACTACCACGACATGAACGGTCTGTTGGCGCTCGGCCGCTGTGAGGTGGACGCGACGGTCGTCCTCGTCAACAACGACGGCGGCGGCATCTTCCACATGCTCCCCATCGAGGAGTTCGACCCGCCCTTTACCTCGCAGTTCAAGACGCCTCACGGCCTCGACTTCGAGACGACCGGCGACCTCTACAGCCTCGACTTCGAGCGTGTTGAGGGACGGGAGGCGTTCCGCGAGGCGTACGCCGAATCCGTCGCTCGCGACGGCACGCAGGTCATCGAGGTTCGGACCGACGCCGAAGAGAGCCACCGGCTCCGCGAAGCGCTGCACGAGCAGGTCGTCGAACGCGTCGCCGGACTCGACTGA
- a CDS encoding isochorismate synthase: MNPAQRNQQATASHAEATLVSRSCEIPDVSFRAFLADQNAPRVHWASPDGLELVGGGAAAHLAASGPGRFDRLRGEADAVFDEVDRDGPAATRPRMLGGLSFDAEHEGTPPWTGFAAATFVLPRVQLTRSDDATWLTVVEYGPDATPETAATALDAARESLSELPMMRPSGGSPGVVGRHWRTPRDEWTAQVERVTERIRSGDLLKVVLATALDLDLAESVDIPDALERLRRTYPECYRFLVQPTDDAAFFGPPPERLVKRDGRTVETEALAGSMPRGETPEDDAGYAESLLESEKLQHEQQLVADTICEQLEQFGDVTAHDKRIRKLSNIQHLQTPISATLDADTHVLSLVEALHPTPAVGGLPLEAALETIRQTESFDRGWYASPVGWFDAEGNGEFAVGIRSGVAGGTRATLFAGNGIVGDSDPEAEWEELQPKVRPILDELER, encoded by the coding sequence ATGAACCCGGCGCAGCGCAACCAGCAGGCGACGGCGTCGCACGCCGAGGCGACGCTCGTGAGCCGGTCCTGCGAGATTCCGGACGTTTCGTTTCGGGCCTTCCTCGCCGACCAGAACGCCCCGCGAGTCCACTGGGCGTCGCCCGACGGACTCGAACTCGTCGGCGGCGGCGCAGCCGCCCACCTCGCCGCGTCGGGACCGGGACGGTTCGACCGCCTCCGCGGCGAAGCCGACGCCGTCTTCGACGAAGTGGACCGCGACGGCCCGGCGGCGACGCGCCCGCGGATGCTCGGCGGCCTCTCGTTCGACGCCGAACACGAGGGAACGCCGCCGTGGACCGGTTTCGCGGCGGCGACGTTCGTCCTCCCGCGCGTCCAGTTGACCCGGAGCGACGACGCGACGTGGCTTACCGTCGTCGAGTACGGCCCGGACGCAACGCCAGAAACGGCCGCCACGGCGCTCGACGCCGCGCGCGAGTCGCTCTCGGAACTCCCGATGATGCGGCCCAGCGGCGGATCGCCGGGTGTGGTCGGCCGACACTGGCGCACGCCCAGAGACGAGTGGACCGCGCAGGTCGAACGCGTCACCGAGCGCATCCGCTCGGGCGACCTGCTGAAAGTCGTGCTGGCGACGGCGCTCGACCTCGACCTCGCCGAATCGGTCGACATCCCCGACGCGCTCGAACGCCTGCGTCGAACGTACCCCGAGTGCTATCGCTTCCTCGTGCAACCGACCGACGACGCCGCGTTCTTCGGGCCGCCGCCGGAGCGCCTCGTCAAGCGCGACGGTCGGACCGTCGAGACGGAGGCGCTGGCGGGGTCGATGCCGCGCGGGGAGACGCCCGAGGACGACGCCGGCTACGCCGAGTCGCTGTTGGAGAGCGAGAAACTCCAGCACGAACAGCAACTCGTCGCCGACACCATCTGCGAGCAACTGGAGCAGTTCGGCGACGTGACGGCCCACGACAAACGCATCCGCAAACTGAGCAACATCCAGCACCTCCAAACCCCCATTTCGGCGACGCTCGACGCCGACACGCACGTCCTCTCGCTCGTCGAGGCGCTGCACCCGACGCCCGCCGTCGGCGGCCTACCGCTCGAGGCGGCGCTGGAGACGATTCGACAGACGGAGTCGTTCGACCGCGGGTGGTACGCCTCGCCCGTCGGGTGGTTCGACGCCGAGGGTAACGGCGAGTTCGCCGTCGGGATTCGTTCGGGCGTCGCGGGCGGAACGCGGGCGACGCTGTTCGCGGGCAACGGTATCGTCGGCGACAGCGACCCGGAGGCGGAGTGGGAGGAGCTACAGCCGAAGGTGCGGCCGATTCTCGACGAGTTAGAGCGGTAG
- a CDS encoding MFS transporter yields MKARTVIRQEAKSLWGEGKGPILTTIAIGWGLIIGVRMIMPVIIPHLQTGYGLSLSVSGLLMTVLFVFYSVGQLPGGMLTDRYNESTLMVASLLVTAAAIGLFTVAPTAIALFLATVVWGLGSSLFPVARITYLSELYPERLGSASGITLAASDIGQTVLPPIGVILAAAFAWQLGLGFAIPLLLLASISLLIFSNQSKTNRAGSTLSIREMVMVLEELRKPAIGTVVAVFFLYYFTWQAFTSFYPTYLITNKELSSPVASVVFGFFFATGVVVKPLSGTAYDRIGIRRSLLSILIPAAGGFLLLPFIQNVWLIVGVTALVSMMLGSGAITQSYLANSLPEEMQGVGLGVIQTVTSTLASGGPILFGVIADHGFLDEGYLALAVIMAVTVLFIARMPRI; encoded by the coding sequence GTGAAGGCTCGCACGGTTATTCGGCAGGAAGCGAAGAGTTTGTGGGGCGAGGGAAAAGGGCCGATACTTACGACAATCGCAATCGGGTGGGGATTGATCATTGGCGTACGGATGATCATGCCGGTCATTATCCCTCATCTGCAGACCGGTTACGGACTGAGCCTGTCGGTTTCTGGATTATTGATGACCGTTCTGTTCGTGTTTTATTCGGTCGGTCAGCTCCCCGGAGGGATGCTGACGGACAGATATAACGAAAGCACACTCATGGTGGCGAGTCTGCTCGTTACCGCCGCGGCAATAGGGCTCTTTACTGTTGCACCCACGGCGATAGCTTTGTTTCTCGCGACCGTAGTATGGGGGCTGGGTTCGTCGCTGTTCCCCGTCGCTAGGATTACGTACCTTTCAGAGCTCTACCCTGAGAGACTGGGGAGTGCCAGCGGCATAACGTTGGCAGCATCGGATATTGGACAAACGGTGCTACCCCCGATTGGAGTCATCCTCGCTGCGGCATTCGCTTGGCAATTAGGTCTAGGATTCGCGATACCACTGTTGCTACTGGCTAGTATTAGTCTCCTCATCTTCTCTAACCAAAGTAAAACGAATCGAGCTGGATCTACTCTCTCGATTCGAGAGATGGTGATGGTACTTGAGGAACTGCGAAAACCTGCGATAGGAACGGTAGTAGCAGTGTTTTTTCTCTATTACTTCACCTGGCAAGCGTTCACGTCGTTTTATCCAACATATCTTATAACAAATAAAGAACTTTCTTCACCTGTCGCGAGCGTCGTGTTTGGTTTCTTCTTTGCTACCGGCGTCGTTGTAAAACCGTTGTCGGGGACGGCTTACGATCGTATCGGGATCCGCCGCTCACTTCTCAGCATCCTCATACCGGCAGCGGGAGGGTTTCTTCTCCTGCCGTTCATTCAAAACGTCTGGCTTATCGTTGGAGTAACCGCCCTCGTCAGCATGATGCTCGGTTCCGGCGCAATTACACAATCGTATCTCGCAAATTCGCTTCCTGAAGAAATGCAGGGAGTTGGCCTCGGCGTTATTCAAACGGTGACATCAACACTTGCTTCGGGAGGTCCCATCCTCTTCGGTGTGATCGCTGATCACGGGTTTCTCGACGAGGGATATCTCGCCCTTGCTGTGATCATGGCAGTGACAGTCCTATTTATTGCACGCATGCCGCGAATCTAG
- a CDS encoding 1,4-dihydroxy-2-naphthoyl-CoA synthase, with product MVSELFDPDRWEVVSTDFSDITYHRAVDAPVVRIAFDRPEVRNAFRPGTVDELHAALDHARKQADIGCVLLTGNGPSEKDGGWAFCSGGDQSVRGGSGYEYRGDDEAAEDDDPTVKAAKAGRLHILEVQRLIRFMPKPVIAVVPGWAVGGGHSLHVVCDLTLASEEHAKFLQTDPDVASFDAGFGSAYLARQVGQKKAREIFFRGKTYSAEEAVEMGMANEAIPHAELEDVAFEWAEEITSKSPMAIRMLKFAFNAIDDGMVGQQVFAGEATRLGYMTDEAAEGRDAFLEKREPDFGQFPWHY from the coding sequence ATGGTCTCGGAGCTCTTCGACCCCGACCGCTGGGAGGTCGTCTCGACCGATTTCTCGGACATCACCTACCACCGCGCGGTCGACGCGCCCGTCGTCCGCATCGCCTTCGACCGACCCGAGGTCCGCAACGCGTTCCGCCCGGGGACCGTAGACGAACTCCACGCGGCGCTCGACCACGCCCGCAAGCAGGCCGATATCGGCTGCGTGTTGCTGACCGGCAACGGTCCCTCGGAGAAAGACGGCGGCTGGGCGTTCTGCTCCGGCGGCGACCAGTCGGTCCGCGGCGGCTCGGGCTACGAGTACCGCGGCGACGACGAGGCCGCCGAGGACGACGACCCGACGGTGAAAGCGGCGAAAGCGGGTCGTTTGCACATCCTCGAAGTGCAGCGGCTCATCCGCTTCATGCCCAAACCCGTTATCGCCGTCGTCCCCGGCTGGGCCGTCGGCGGCGGCCACTCGCTGCACGTCGTCTGCGACCTCACGCTCGCCTCCGAGGAACACGCGAAGTTCCTCCAGACCGACCCCGACGTGGCCTCCTTCGACGCCGGCTTCGGCTCGGCGTACCTCGCCCGGCAGGTCGGCCAGAAGAAAGCCCGCGAGATCTTCTTCCGCGGGAAGACGTACTCTGCCGAGGAGGCCGTCGAGATGGGGATGGCCAACGAGGCGATTCCGCACGCGGAGTTGGAGGACGTCGCGTTCGAGTGGGCCGAGGAGATAACGAGCAAGAGCCCGATGGCGATTCGCATGCTGAAGTTCGCGTTCAACGCGATCGACGACGGCATGGTCGGCCAGCAGGTGTTCGCGGGCGAAGCGACCCGCCTGGGTTACATGACCGACGAGGCAGCGGAGGGTCGAGACGCCTTCTTGGAGAAGCGAGAGCCCGACTTCGGCCAGTTCCCCTGGCACTACTAA
- a CDS encoding NUDIX hydrolase, producing the protein MSITDPRDRFDDLHVVRNERTVDAATLAELGEYEAFRSGWVATAITLDERDRILLAYDGDDEQWVVPGGTIQSGESLREGVVREVREETGVTVTPERPRAVCDVVRTDADDSRSFRVVAFSATATDAEVGTDLGVDDENIERAAWFDELPEKTFDREFADAVLNQIREPRNPAKL; encoded by the coding sequence GTGAGTATCACCGACCCGCGCGACCGGTTCGACGACCTCCACGTCGTTCGCAACGAGCGCACCGTCGACGCCGCGACGCTCGCCGAACTCGGCGAGTACGAGGCGTTTCGATCCGGGTGGGTCGCCACCGCCATCACCCTCGACGAGCGAGACCGAATCCTGCTCGCCTACGACGGCGACGACGAACAGTGGGTGGTTCCGGGTGGGACGATTCAGTCCGGCGAGTCGCTCCGCGAGGGTGTCGTCCGCGAGGTCAGAGAAGAGACTGGCGTCACGGTGACTCCCGAGCGCCCGCGCGCCGTCTGCGACGTGGTCCGAACCGACGCCGACGATAGCCGAAGCTTCCGCGTCGTCGCGTTCTCGGCCACGGCGACCGACGCTGAAGTCGGCACCGACCTCGGCGTCGACGACGAGAACATCGAGCGAGCGGCGTGGTTCGACGAACTCCCGGAGAAGACGTTCGACCGGGAGTTCGCAGATGCAGTGCTAAACCAGATTCGTGAGCCGCGAAACCCAGCCAAACTGTAG
- a CDS encoding DUF7120 family protein, translating to MPQVKMNIPEHIEMQIAQLVEQGEFVNREEAVEELLSTGMKAYKTSGPMDNDEPGFEDDGMMGHEDEYVF from the coding sequence ATGCCGCAAGTAAAGATGAACATCCCCGAGCACATCGAGATGCAGATCGCTCAACTCGTCGAACAGGGCGAGTTCGTCAACCGCGAGGAAGCGGTCGAAGAGTTGCTCTCGACGGGTATGAAAGCCTACAAGACGAGCGGACCGATGGACAACGACGAACCGGGCTTCGAAGACGACGGCATGATGGGCCACGAAGACGAGTACGTCTTCTGA
- a CDS encoding long-chain-fatty-acid--CoA ligase, whose amino-acid sequence MTNLVTNIASTVEDLPENLAVSFEGNEMSYREFWGQTGAFASGLAEAGVGEGDRVAIYLPNLPQFVVAFHGTLRAGGVVVPMNPQYKAREIGHLLADSGAKVVVALSDLVPFVEEVRDETDVEHVVGVGGESAGAASFEAFCGSPEFETVDRDDDDEAVQPYTSGTTGQPKGVLLTHHNLASNAEQSIAIVPDGIRADDKQLGVLPLFHIYGMTVVMNATLFGGGAYYPLPSWDAQEAMSLVGDEGLTLMHGVPAMYNDVINQPNAEEFDLSSLRLCGVGGAGIPAEVLRKFEELYPVKIFEGYGLTETSPVTHFNSPKDGRRVGSIGKTLPGIDARIVTDEFETVGPISEGPVDEDEVEFDDITGGLVVSGPNVMKGYYNLPGANAEAFTERDGKRWFHTDDIGYHDEDGFFYVVDRAKHMINTAGYNVYPREVEELLFEHEAVTAAAVVGIPDDRRGETVKAFVVRAPDADVTADEIRDYCLSNLAEYKHPREVEFVDELPRTTTGKVQKFELVGEAEASDD is encoded by the coding sequence ATGACAAATTTAGTCACAAACATCGCTTCCACGGTGGAGGACCTCCCCGAGAACCTCGCGGTGAGCTTCGAGGGCAACGAGATGAGCTATCGGGAGTTCTGGGGACAGACGGGGGCGTTCGCCTCCGGACTCGCCGAGGCGGGTGTCGGCGAGGGCGACCGCGTCGCCATCTACCTGCCGAATCTCCCCCAGTTCGTCGTCGCTTTCCACGGGACGCTGCGGGCGGGGGGCGTCGTCGTCCCGATGAACCCGCAGTACAAGGCCCGCGAGATCGGCCACCTGCTCGCCGACAGCGGCGCGAAAGTCGTCGTCGCGCTCTCGGATTTGGTCCCCTTCGTCGAGGAGGTCAGAGACGAGACTGACGTCGAGCACGTGGTCGGCGTCGGCGGCGAGTCCGCGGGCGCGGCGTCGTTCGAGGCCTTCTGCGGGAGTCCCGAGTTCGAGACGGTCGACCGGGACGACGACGACGAGGCCGTCCAGCCCTACACGTCGGGGACGACGGGGCAACCGAAGGGCGTCCTCCTGACCCACCACAACCTCGCGTCGAACGCCGAGCAGTCTATCGCCATCGTCCCCGACGGCATCCGCGCCGACGACAAGCAGCTGGGGGTACTGCCGCTGTTTCACATCTACGGGATGACCGTCGTGATGAACGCGACGCTGTTCGGCGGCGGCGCGTACTACCCGTTGCCGTCGTGGGACGCCCAGGAGGCGATGTCGCTCGTCGGCGACGAGGGCCTGACGCTGATGCACGGCGTCCCGGCGATGTACAACGACGTCATCAATCAGCCGAACGCCGAGGAGTTCGACCTCTCCTCGCTCCGCCTCTGCGGCGTCGGCGGGGCCGGAATTCCGGCCGAGGTGCTCCGGAAGTTCGAGGAGCTCTACCCCGTCAAAATCTTCGAGGGCTACGGCCTCACCGAGACCAGCCCCGTCACCCACTTCAACAGTCCCAAGGACGGCCGCCGCGTCGGCAGCATCGGCAAGACGCTACCCGGCATCGACGCGCGCATCGTCACCGACGAGTTCGAGACGGTCGGCCCGATTTCGGAAGGACCGGTCGACGAAGACGAGGTGGAGTTCGACGACATCACGGGCGGGCTCGTCGTCAGCGGCCCGAACGTGATGAAGGGGTACTACAACCTCCCCGGGGCGAACGCGGAGGCGTTCACCGAGCGCGACGGTAAGCGCTGGTTCCACACCGACGACATCGGGTACCACGACGAAGACGGCTTCTTCTACGTCGTCGACCGGGCCAAGCATATGATAAACACCGCGGGCTACAACGTCTACCCGCGCGAAGTCGAGGAGTTGCTGTTCGAGCACGAGGCCGTCACCGCCGCCGCCGTCGTCGGCATCCCGGACGACCGCCGCGGCGAGACGGTCAAGGCGTTCGTCGTCCGCGCGCCAGACGCCGACGTGACCGCCGACGAGATTCGCGACTACTGCCTCTCGAACCTCGCAGAGTACAAACATCCCCGCGAGGTCGAGTTCGTCGACGAACTGCCGCGAACGACGACCGGAAAGGTCCAGAAGTTCGAACTCGTCGGCGAGGCCGAGGCGTCGGATGACTGA
- a CDS encoding mandelate racemase/muconate lactonizing enzyme family protein, translating into MRRTRLELEPFSLRLRKPLGTAKGEIRERRGFLVGIETDDGVRGVGEATPLPGWTESYAECRARLEEMRDAADRGHEFDTSTLGSAARHAANLARMDAEARAQGTALHDWLADRFGTRRDGVDRPTTVPVNATVGDGTAEETVATAADAVADGFDCLKLKVGARSFEEDERRLRAVRETVGDEVALRADANGAWDRETAERAVELLAELGFAYVEQPLAAADLGGHAGLTGRGVGIALDETLYDSSVSLPLSLRDHADAVILKPMALGGPGPTLSLARYLRRSGVTPVVTTTVDAAVARAAAVHVAAALPGVPPCGLATGDLLAEDLVDDPVSVTDGTVSVPEGPGIAGEAFDSLLWD; encoded by the coding sequence ATGCGCCGCACGAGACTCGAACTCGAACCGTTCTCGCTTCGTCTCCGGAAGCCGCTCGGCACTGCGAAAGGGGAGATACGCGAGCGCCGGGGCTTCTTAGTCGGCATCGAAACCGACGACGGCGTCCGAGGCGTCGGCGAGGCGACGCCGCTTCCGGGGTGGACCGAGTCGTACGCCGAGTGCCGCGCCCGGTTGGAGGAGATGCGGGACGCCGCAGACAGGGGCCACGAGTTCGATACGTCGACCCTCGGGTCGGCGGCCCGCCACGCGGCGAACCTCGCACGGATGGACGCCGAGGCTCGCGCGCAGGGAACGGCGCTTCACGACTGGCTCGCCGACCGATTCGGGACGAGACGCGACGGCGTCGACCGACCGACGACCGTCCCGGTCAACGCTACCGTCGGCGACGGGACAGCGGAAGAAACGGTCGCGACGGCAGCGGACGCCGTCGCAGACGGCTTCGACTGTCTCAAACTGAAAGTCGGCGCCCGGTCGTTCGAGGAGGACGAGAGACGGCTCCGCGCAGTTCGGGAAACCGTCGGCGACGAGGTCGCGCTCCGCGCCGACGCCAACGGCGCGTGGGACCGCGAGACCGCAGAGAGAGCCGTCGAACTGCTCGCCGAGCTCGGGTTCGCGTACGTCGAACAACCGCTCGCCGCCGCCGACCTCGGCGGACACGCCGGACTCACGGGTCGCGGCGTCGGCATCGCCCTCGACGAGACGCTGTACGACTCGTCGGTGTCGCTGCCGCTGAGCCTCCGCGACCACGCCGACGCGGTGATTCTCAAGCCGATGGCGCTCGGCGGACCGGGACCGACGCTGTCGCTGGCGCGGTATCTCCGTCGAAGCGGTGTCACGCCCGTGGTCACGACTACCGTCGACGCCGCCGTCGCCCGCGCCGCCGCCGTCCACGTCGCCGCCGCACTCCCCGGAGTTCCGCCGTGCGGCCTCGCCACCGGCGACCTGCTCGCGGAGGACCTCGTCGACGACCCGGTTTCCGTGACCGACGGGACGGTTTCGGTTCCCGAGGGACCGGGTATCGCGGGCGAGGCGTTCGACTCGCTGCTCTGGGACTGA